From a single Lactococcus allomyrinae genomic region:
- a CDS encoding ABC transporter permease, whose translation MLSLKLATSNIRKGFKSFAPFLMACITMFVMIFVTASIGLSPSIDKLRGGSAVAELMGFALIILTIFSILILIYSYRFLQLQRSKEFGLYDILGFGKVRIAGVAFLELLLSYIITVVIGTICGIAFSKFLYLIFVNLIGGSYFNLAINPIAIGIVMFIYAIFFLILMIIGSFIIWKSSSLDLLREESKGEREPKSNIFFAGLAVILLVAGYYVALTVENPIAALVKFFIAVLLVIFGTYFFYVSFTVWYLKRKKKRPSYYKPNNFITTSSMLYRMKANAIGLGNITILLSMTIVTVIVSLGIFFGTENMVKTQFPKEAQITSFGDKKTSADLSALTEKAASDAGVKVNSLSTLYMSPDLEITRKVGSETQFIARSSGSTKLLDQDDYFVTLTTIDSLKSLGNQDLSALTENQVLLLDLSSDKKSATTTVNTVDWYGHQYRVAGHLESVKNFPEGISPTNSLLMVFANEKIMNQELKNYNSTKGEQDYTQLPITMTLFEVNKADEKKLTTAFNRQNGNDDSLSLSYRTETWETQRAQIGGFVFIGFVLGASFILGAALIIYYKQLSEGAQDKRSFKILQEVGLSKAEVQKTIKSQVRMIFFLPLVITILHLLGAYRMIDKILMIFGVVDSNLTLTISLITIASCAAIYYLIYKITSRVYYKIVER comes from the coding sequence ATGCTTAGTTTGAAGCTCGCCACAAGTAATATTAGAAAAGGATTTAAAAGTTTTGCTCCTTTTTTGATGGCTTGTATTACGATGTTTGTCATGATTTTTGTAACGGCATCTATTGGACTTTCACCTTCTATTGATAAACTTAGAGGAGGAAGTGCAGTTGCTGAATTGATGGGCTTTGCGCTTATCATCTTAACAATTTTTTCGATTTTAATTTTAATTTATAGCTACCGTTTCTTACAACTTCAACGGTCAAAAGAGTTTGGACTTTATGATATTCTTGGATTTGGTAAAGTTCGGATTGCGGGCGTAGCTTTTCTTGAGCTTTTACTTAGCTATATCATCACAGTTGTTATCGGAACAATATGTGGTATTGCTTTTTCGAAGTTTCTTTATTTAATCTTCGTCAATCTTATCGGAGGAAGTTATTTTAACTTGGCGATAAATCCAATAGCTATCGGAATTGTTATGTTTATCTATGCCATCTTTTTCCTGATTTTAATGATTATCGGAAGTTTCATTATCTGGAAATCATCAAGTCTTGATTTGTTACGTGAAGAGTCCAAAGGCGAAAGAGAGCCTAAATCTAATATTTTCTTTGCTGGACTTGCAGTGATTCTACTTGTAGCAGGATATTATGTTGCCCTCACTGTTGAAAATCCAATAGCTGCTTTGGTCAAATTTTTTATCGCCGTACTTCTTGTTATTTTCGGAACATATTTTTTCTACGTGAGTTTTACCGTATGGTATCTCAAACGTAAGAAGAAGCGTCCAAGTTATTACAAACCTAATAACTTTATCACGACAAGTTCGATGCTTTATCGAATGAAAGCAAATGCAATTGGTCTCGGTAATATTACCATTTTATTGTCAATGACAATTGTGACAGTTATTGTCAGTCTGGGAATTTTCTTTGGAACAGAGAATATGGTCAAGACTCAATTCCCTAAAGAGGCGCAGATTACATCCTTTGGTGATAAAAAAACGAGTGCAGACCTGTCAGCACTGACAGAAAAAGCAGCGTCAGATGCAGGTGTCAAAGTCAATAGTCTTTCTACTCTTTATATGTCACCAGACCTTGAAATTACACGTAAAGTAGGTTCTGAGACACAATTTATAGCAAGAAGTTCTGGAAGTACAAAACTTCTTGATCAAGATGATTATTTTGTTACGCTGACAACGATAGATAGTTTAAAATCTCTTGGTAATCAAGATTTGTCAGCACTGACAGAAAATCAGGTCTTGCTTTTAGACTTATCAAGTGATAAGAAAAGTGCAACGACTACAGTTAATACAGTAGACTGGTATGGTCATCAATACCGTGTTGCTGGCCATCTCGAATCAGTAAAGAATTTTCCAGAAGGAATAAGTCCAACAAATTCATTATTAATGGTATTTGCCAACGAGAAAATAATGAATCAAGAATTAAAGAATTACAATTCAACCAAGGGTGAGCAAGATTATACACAACTTCCAATCACAATGACGTTGTTTGAAGTGAACAAGGCAGATGAAAAGAAATTAACAACGGCCTTCAATCGACAAAATGGAAATGATGATAGTCTATCACTAAGTTACCGTACTGAAACATGGGAAACTCAACGTGCCCAAATTGGTGGTTTTGTATTTATTGGTTTTGTTTTAGGAGCCAGCTTCATTCTTGGAGCAGCTTTGATTATCTATTATAAACAGCTCTCTGAAGGAGCACAAGATAAAAGGTCATTCAAGATTCTCCAAGAAGTTGGGCTTTCAAAGGCTGAGGTTCAAAAAACAATCAAATCTCAAGTGCGTATGATTTTCTTCTTGCCGTTGGTCATTACGATTCTTCACCTTCTAGGGGCTTATCGGATGATTGATAAGATTTTGATGATTTTTGGTGTGGTGGATAGTAATCTAACACTGACCATCAGCCTGATTACTATTGCGAGCTGTGCTGCTATCTATTACCTCATTTACAAAATTACAAGCAGAGTTTACTACAAAATTGTTGAAAGATAA
- a CDS encoding ABC transporter ATP-binding protein produces the protein MLLEVKHLKKIFKTRFSKEETTALVDIDFGVENGEYIAIMGESGSGKTTLLNILSTLEKPTSGQVLLNREDITAINDKEISAFRRDHLGFVFQDFNLLDTLSVRDNIYLPLVLAKENVKVMKSRLEQLAPKLHIEPLLEKQPFELSGGQKQRVAVARALISQPDLVLADEPTAALDFKNSEDLLNLFEEINDIGQTIIMVTHSSLAASHAKRVLFIKDGVLYHQLYRGEKTATDFAKEITLSMTAFLGSQVETAQNGQGGKLEATRKIGAEVGNHA, from the coding sequence ATGTTACTCGAAGTTAAACACCTGAAGAAGATTTTTAAAACTCGTTTCTCAAAAGAAGAAACAACAGCCCTTGTTGATATTGATTTTGGAGTAGAAAATGGTGAATATATCGCTATCATGGGTGAGTCAGGTTCAGGAAAAACAACACTTTTAAATATTTTATCAACGCTTGAAAAACCAACATCTGGGCAAGTTTTGTTAAATAGAGAAGATATCACAGCAATCAATGACAAGGAAATCTCAGCTTTCCGCCGCGACCATCTAGGGTTTGTGTTCCAAGACTTTAACCTTTTGGATACACTTAGTGTGCGAGATAATATCTATCTTCCTTTAGTACTGGCTAAAGAAAATGTGAAAGTTATGAAATCAAGATTGGAACAACTTGCACCGAAATTACATATTGAACCTCTACTTGAAAAGCAGCCTTTTGAACTTTCTGGTGGGCAAAAACAAAGAGTTGCTGTAGCGCGTGCGCTGATTAGTCAACCTGATTTAGTTCTCGCTGATGAACCAACTGCCGCTCTTGACTTTAAAAATTCTGAGGACTTACTTAACCTTTTTGAAGAAATCAATGATATTGGTCAAACCATCATCATGGTGACCCACTCAAGTCTTGCCGCAAGTCATGCGAAGCGTGTATTATTTATCAAAGATGGGGTTCTTTATCACCAACTCTATCGTGGCGAAAAAACAGCAACAGATTTTGCTAAGGAGATTACTCTTTCCATGACTGCATTTTTAGGTAGCCAGGTAGAAACAGCTCAAAATGGTCAAGGAGGAAAGCTCGAAGCTACGAGAAAAATCGGAGCGGAGGTAGGAAACCATGCTTAG
- a CDS encoding YxeA family protein, with protein sequence MKKMLFGLIALIVIIAGSGYAWYKISYGGTSYYIQVTQDGKKVKDQDDTGKTYYHYEYKEKAYDKNGKMKKLDFNADHNLRHEAYLKLTYNKAKGVTNWEEVQKPKIPSPALKEIQK encoded by the coding sequence ATGAAAAAAATGTTATTTGGGTTAATCGCATTAATTGTTATTATTGCAGGCTCAGGATATGCCTGGTATAAGATAAGCTACGGAGGGACATCTTATTATATTCAAGTTACGCAAGATGGAAAAAAGGTAAAAGATCAGGATGATACAGGTAAAACGTATTATCACTATGAATACAAAGAAAAAGCATATGATAAAAATGGAAAAATGAAAAAACTTGATTTTAATGCAGACCATAACTTGCGTCACGAGGCTTATTTAAAATTAACATACAATAAAGCTAAAGGGGTGACAAATTGGGAAGAAGTTCAAAAGCCAAAAATCCCATCACCAGCATTAAAGGAAATTCAAAAATAA
- the aroC gene encoding chorismate synthase, whose translation MRYFTAGESHGPRLTAIIEGVPAGLPLAAEDINVELKRRQGGYGRGGRMKIESDQVEITSGVRHGKTIGSPITLNVTNRDFKNWEQIMASHDVEDKVKSQRRLTKPRPGHADLVGGMKYDFEDLRNVLERSSARETTMRVAVGAVAKKLLHELGIEIANHVVKFGAFDLSSVLTEPLSVVKIQQTARQNDLSVVSTDKADEIRAYIDTIKKAGDTIGGVIEVRAEGLPAGLGSYVQYDRKLDAKIAYSVVSINAFKGVEFGIGFEAGGLPGSQVMDEILWNAETGYTRKTNHLGGFEGGMTNGEQIIVRGVMKPIPTLYKPLMSVDTESHEPYKASVERSDPTALPAAGVVMENVVATVLAQEICEKFSSDNFTELRKAVESYRARIKEF comes from the coding sequence ATGAGATATTTCACAGCAGGAGAAAGTCACGGTCCACGTTTGACCGCTATTATAGAAGGAGTTCCAGCAGGACTACCATTGGCAGCGGAAGACATTAACGTTGAACTAAAACGTCGCCAAGGCGGTTACGGACGTGGTGGACGGATGAAAATTGAGTCTGATCAAGTTGAAATCACATCTGGTGTTCGTCATGGTAAAACAATTGGCAGCCCCATCACGCTTAATGTGACTAATCGTGATTTTAAAAACTGGGAACAAATCATGGCAAGCCATGATGTTGAAGATAAAGTGAAGTCGCAACGCCGGCTAACAAAGCCGCGACCAGGACACGCAGACCTTGTTGGTGGGATGAAATATGATTTTGAAGATTTGCGTAATGTATTAGAACGTTCATCAGCTAGAGAAACAACCATGCGTGTCGCAGTGGGTGCTGTTGCAAAAAAACTACTCCATGAACTTGGGATTGAAATTGCCAATCATGTTGTAAAATTTGGAGCTTTTGACCTTTCGTCAGTACTGACAGAACCTTTGTCAGTAGTAAAAATTCAACAAACGGCACGTCAGAATGATTTATCTGTTGTCAGTACTGACAAAGCAGATGAAATTCGTGCTTATATTGACACAATTAAAAAAGCAGGAGATACGATTGGTGGAGTTATTGAAGTCCGCGCTGAAGGTTTACCCGCAGGACTTGGTAGCTATGTGCAGTATGATCGCAAGTTAGATGCAAAAATCGCATATAGCGTAGTATCAATCAATGCTTTTAAAGGTGTAGAATTTGGTATCGGATTTGAAGCTGGTGGTCTTCCTGGTAGTCAAGTCATGGATGAAATTCTTTGGAATGCAGAAACTGGATATACAAGAAAGACCAATCATCTTGGTGGCTTCGAAGGCGGGATGACGAATGGTGAACAAATTATTGTACGTGGTGTGATGAAACCTATTCCAACACTCTATAAGCCATTGATGTCTGTTGATACTGAGAGTCATGAACCTTATAAAGCAAGTGTCGAACGCTCAGACCCTACGGCGCTTCCAGCGGCAGGTGTTGTTATGGAAAATGTTGTAGCAACAGTACTTGCACAAGAAATCTGCGAGAAATTTAGTAGCGATAATTTTACAGAGCTAAGAAAAGCAGTAGAGTCATATCGAGCTCGTATAAAGGAGTTTTAA
- a CDS encoding NUDIX domain-containing protein, with the protein MADYIRELRSKVGHDKILTVAVVAFLRNEFGEVLLQKRMDSGLWDLPGGCLELDETFEEALYREIFEETGIHDFEIIHQFGTYNWGEFVYPNGDKVQPTDICYSCEVKKSVVDLTYHDDETQSLAWIDLAKFDLPLFNPKIQRAIEDYIKLEEL; encoded by the coding sequence ATGGCAGATTATATCAGAGAACTCCGCAGTAAAGTGGGGCATGACAAAATTTTGACCGTCGCTGTTGTTGCTTTTTTACGAAATGAATTTGGTGAGGTTTTGCTTCAAAAGCGTATGGATTCTGGACTTTGGGATTTACCCGGAGGCTGTCTTGAATTGGACGAAACCTTTGAAGAAGCACTTTATCGTGAAATTTTTGAGGAAACAGGAATCCACGATTTTGAGATAATTCATCAATTTGGCACATACAACTGGGGTGAGTTTGTCTATCCAAATGGCGATAAAGTTCAACCAACGGATATTTGTTATAGTTGTGAAGTTAAAAAAAGTGTGGTAGATTTAACGTATCATGACGATGAAACTCAGAGTTTAGCGTGGATAGATTTGGCAAAGTTTGATTTACCACTATTCAATCCTAAAATACAAAGAGCAATTGAAGATTATATAAAATTGGAGGAATTATGA
- a CDS encoding HAD-IA family hydrolase, with protein sequence MTAFIWDLDGTLIDSYDVFLSALSETFSNFNLPFERARVYQFIKKYSVNELLKAQTVDFDLIKSSFTEKTTAKNDEIKLMEGVKAILDWTKSQEIENFIYTHKGKNAHQLLEQLSISEYFTEVVTSEYGFPRKPNPAGVDYLLEKYKLDKFKTYYIGDRQLDIEVAHNSGIQSINFIKAEKSQKIEKLTDIIGFWEGK encoded by the coding sequence ATGACAGCATTTATTTGGGACTTGGATGGGACACTGATTGACAGCTATGATGTGTTTTTGAGTGCATTGTCAGAAACTTTTTCAAATTTTAATTTACCTTTTGAACGTGCGCGAGTTTATCAGTTCATTAAAAAGTATTCGGTCAATGAGTTATTAAAAGCACAAACTGTTGATTTTGATTTGATAAAGTCAAGTTTTACCGAAAAAACCACAGCAAAAAATGATGAGATCAAGCTGATGGAGGGCGTAAAAGCGATATTAGATTGGACGAAGTCTCAAGAGATTGAAAATTTTATTTATACGCATAAAGGTAAAAATGCTCATCAATTGCTTGAGCAGCTGAGCATTTCGGAGTATTTTACAGAAGTAGTCACAAGTGAATATGGCTTTCCAAGAAAACCAAATCCTGCGGGTGTGGATTATTTGTTGGAAAAGTACAAGCTTGATAAATTCAAAACTTATTATATTGGTGACCGTCAGCTTGATATCGAAGTTGCTCATAACAGTGGTATTCAGTCTATTAATTTTATCAAAGCAGAAAAATCTCAAAAAATAGAAAAATTGACGGATATTATCGGATTTTGGGAAGGAAAATAA
- a CDS encoding DUF1054 domain-containing protein, which translates to MFTKQSFEVFDVVGLEARMSKIREKIQPDFLEIGEKFLSVLRLDLRLQSSSESGHSSTESAEMTENLSERQFYLHIAKHLRRTTNAPENTWAAISTKPRGYKMEPHFQLGIWKDYVFVYLSIIDQPKAQKEYADRLLSNLTELEKLPSDFVISKNHTKDEFYNLSVLTETINRLSAVKKSEFEIGRVWSAEKFDGNHDENILTEMLETIRNLIPIYEQLMEK; encoded by the coding sequence ATGTTTACTAAGCAATCTTTTGAAGTATTTGATGTCGTTGGTTTAGAGGCCAGAATGAGTAAAATTCGTGAAAAGATTCAACCTGATTTCTTGGAAATCGGTGAAAAATTTCTGTCAGTGCTGCGACTCGACTTACGACTTCAGTCGTCTAGCGAGAGTGGACATTCGAGCACTGAAAGTGCGGAGATGACAGAAAATCTGTCAGAGCGACAATTTTATTTGCATATCGCAAAACATCTTAGAAGAACGACAAATGCGCCAGAGAATACTTGGGCAGCTATTTCTACAAAACCACGTGGTTATAAGATGGAACCACATTTTCAACTAGGGATTTGGAAGGATTATGTCTTTGTCTATTTGTCAATCATCGATCAACCAAAAGCTCAAAAAGAATATGCTGACAGACTTTTGTCAAATTTGACAGAGCTAGAAAAGTTACCATCAGATTTTGTCATCTCAAAAAATCATACGAAGGATGAATTTTATAATTTGTCAGTACTGACAGAAACTATAAATCGCCTGTCAGCAGTGAAAAAATCGGAATTTGAAATTGGTCGTGTTTGGTCAGCTGAGAAATTTGATGGAAATCATGATGAGAATATTCTGACAGAAATGTTAGAAACAATAAGAAATTTGATTCCAATTTATGAGCAACTCATGGAGAAATGA
- a CDS encoding NUDIX domain-containing protein, which translates to MADYIKWIRSKVGHEQIFLNYCVALIRNSEGKLLMQRRGDNHLWSFVGGCMELGEDFETALRREILEETGTTAVKIVRQLGIYTWKDVLYPNGDKVQSIDIVYICELTAPLDTSYTDEETLELRWVDLKTLSLPLFISGHKQVIRDYLAQEEGYVY; encoded by the coding sequence TTGGCTGATTATATTAAATGGATTCGCTCAAAAGTAGGTCACGAGCAGATTTTCTTAAATTATTGTGTGGCTTTGATTAGAAACTCTGAAGGGAAACTCTTAATGCAAAGACGTGGTGATAATCATCTTTGGAGTTTTGTCGGAGGTTGTATGGAGTTGGGTGAGGATTTTGAAACGGCACTTCGTCGTGAAATTCTTGAAGAAACTGGGACTACTGCTGTAAAAATTGTGCGCCAATTAGGTATTTATACTTGGAAAGATGTGCTTTACCCCAATGGTGATAAGGTTCAATCCATTGACATTGTATATATTTGCGAACTGACAGCGCCTTTGGATACTTCCTACACAGATGAAGAAACTTTAGAATTACGCTGGGTGGATTTGAAGACACTTTCTTTACCACTTTTTATTTCAGGTCATAAGCAAGTGATTCGAGATTATTTGGCACAGGAGGAAGGGTATGTTTACTAA
- a CDS encoding DMT family transporter, which produces MSIFLVISLFAGFLLSNQSPINVDLRRYAGSPFLSGLISFVVGTIFLAVMTLVTTGSLVPSLHFIVTQPWWIWLGGLLGAIYLTSNILLFPRLGALQTVILPILGQILMGMVIDSFGLFGSPKIIFTLMRASGILILLVGVLIAIVLPNLRKKPNVEKDKERLVGWQIWGVLIGMMGATQQAINGHLGVLLKNSSEASFISFLVGTVLILFVALLVDRRLPSWKKLRQAKPWNFLGGILGSLFVLATVIAVPHIGAGLTVVMGLIGQILGSMLVQQFGWWKSPKYQIVAVQIVGVLVMLLGVVFIKFL; this is translated from the coding sequence ATGTCTATCTTTCTTGTCATTTCTTTATTCGCAGGTTTTCTGCTTTCAAATCAGAGTCCTATAAATGTAGACTTACGCCGATATGCTGGCTCGCCTTTTCTTTCTGGCTTGATTTCTTTTGTTGTTGGTACGATTTTTCTTGCTGTTATGACTTTGGTTACGACAGGAAGTTTAGTGCCTAGTCTTCACTTTATTGTGACTCAGCCATGGTGGATATGGCTTGGTGGTCTTTTAGGAGCAATATATTTAACATCAAATATTTTGCTTTTTCCGCGTCTAGGGGCACTTCAAACTGTTATTTTACCGATTTTGGGGCAAATCTTAATGGGAATGGTTATTGATAGTTTTGGTTTATTTGGCTCTCCCAAAATTATCTTCACGTTGATGCGTGCAAGTGGAATCTTGATTTTATTAGTTGGCGTGCTTATTGCAATTGTTTTGCCTAATTTGCGCAAAAAACCAAATGTAGAAAAAGATAAAGAACGGCTAGTAGGCTGGCAAATTTGGGGTGTTTTGATTGGAATGATGGGTGCAACTCAACAAGCAATTAATGGACATCTAGGTGTATTGCTAAAAAATTCGTCTGAAGCGAGCTTTATTTCATTTTTGGTAGGAACGGTACTTATTTTATTTGTAGCACTGCTTGTGGATAGAAGACTTCCAAGTTGGAAGAAATTACGTCAAGCGAAACCGTGGAATTTCCTCGGAGGTATTTTGGGCAGTTTGTTTGTTCTTGCGACTGTTATTGCAGTACCACATATTGGTGCGGGCTTAACCGTTGTTATGGGATTGATTGGACAAATCTTAGGTTCTATGCTTGTTCAGCAATTCGGCTGGTGGAAGTCACCAAAATATCAGATTGTAGCAGTACAGATTGTAGGTGTACTTGTGATGCTACTTGGTGTCGTATTTATTAAGTTTTTATAA
- a CDS encoding DUF1697 domain-containing protein codes for MKYIAFLRGINVGGVKIKMTDLKSEFEHQGLTTVQTILNTGNVIFDSPTTLPDLSFLPVFTFIKTAPELKSIAQNNPFNKKENFHIYVFIAQTDFAKLALEEFLKLKTIEEAGSVVEDVFYWQVPIGSTLHTPFGKILGKKQYKEKFTSRNLNTIEKIVSKL; via the coding sequence ATGAAATACATTGCTTTTCTACGTGGTATCAATGTCGGTGGTGTCAAAATAAAAATGACTGATTTGAAGTCTGAGTTTGAGCACCAAGGGCTGACGACGGTTCAGACGATTTTAAATACAGGAAATGTTATTTTTGATAGTCCTACAACTCTTCCTGATTTATCTTTTTTGCCCGTATTTACTTTTATTAAAACTGCGCCCGAATTAAAAAGCATAGCACAAAACAATCCATTCAATAAAAAAGAAAATTTCCATATCTATGTTTTTATTGCTCAGACTGATTTTGCAAAACTTGCTTTAGAGGAATTTTTGAAGTTAAAAACGATAGAAGAAGCTGGAAGTGTTGTAGAAGATGTATTTTACTGGCAAGTACCAATTGGAAGTACACTTCATACACCATTTGGAAAGATTTTAGGTAAGAAACAGTATAAAGAAAAGTTTACTAGTAGAAATCTCAATACAATTGAGAAAATCGTGAGTAAACTGTGA
- the aroB gene encoding 3-dehydroquinate synthase yields the protein MKLNVNLPNHPYEIIIERGSLDTVGTWVASLWKPQKIMLISDNHVNQLYGKKVLSLLSEAGFDVSVFEFPEGEASKVLATAEAAWNFAAENGMTRSDGIIALGGGVTGDLAGFIASTYMRGIHFLQIPTSLTAQVDSSIGGKTGINSSVAKNMIGTFTQPDGVLIDPDVLSTLGVREFKEGLGEVIKCGLIGDKKLWELLEKAQDISDLRQNHAEEIIFASCDVKRKVVVDDELDNGVRLFLNFGHTIGHAVESVAGYGKVMHGEAVAIGMVQISKIAEEKGLMPKGITEQIRQMVVKYGLPIEYEPWDEQKLFEALTHDKKARGTLIKTVIVPEIGRAAINSVSFEEMRDYLRK from the coding sequence ATGAAATTGAATGTAAATTTGCCCAATCACCCCTATGAAATCATTATTGAACGTGGTAGCCTAGACACTGTTGGTACTTGGGTCGCAAGCCTTTGGAAACCACAAAAAATCATGTTGATTTCTGACAATCATGTCAATCAATTATATGGAAAAAAAGTTCTGTCACTCCTTTCAGAAGCTGGTTTTGATGTATCAGTATTTGAGTTTCCAGAAGGAGAGGCGAGTAAAGTGCTGGCAACAGCGGAAGCCGCTTGGAATTTTGCAGCTGAAAATGGTATGACTCGCTCAGACGGAATCATTGCGCTAGGTGGTGGTGTAACAGGAGATTTAGCTGGATTTATAGCAAGCACCTATATGCGTGGCATTCATTTTTTACAAATCCCAACAAGTTTGACTGCACAGGTTGATAGTTCAATCGGTGGAAAAACAGGAATTAACTCTAGTGTCGCTAAAAATATGATTGGTACTTTTACGCAACCTGATGGGGTGCTGATAGACCCAGATGTTCTTTCAACACTAGGTGTTCGAGAATTTAAAGAAGGTCTTGGAGAAGTCATAAAGTGTGGACTAATCGGTGATAAAAAATTGTGGGAACTACTCGAAAAAGCTCAAGATATTAGTGATTTAAGACAAAATCATGCGGAAGAGATTATTTTTGCTTCTTGTGATGTGAAACGTAAGGTTGTTGTTGATGACGAGTTAGATAATGGCGTGAGACTTTTCTTGAATTTTGGGCATACCATCGGTCATGCAGTAGAAAGCGTTGCGGGTTATGGCAAAGTGATGCACGGAGAAGCAGTTGCGATTGGTATGGTACAAATCAGTAAAATTGCTGAGGAAAAAGGATTGATGCCAAAAGGAATTACAGAACAAATTCGCCAAATGGTTGTGAAATATGGTCTTCCCATCGAGTATGAACCGTGGGATGAACAAAAATTGTTTGAAGCATTGACTCATGATAAAAAAGCACGAGGCACGTTGATAAAAACAGTGATTGTACCTGAAATTGGACGTGCTGCGATAAACTCTGTAAGCTTTGAAGAGATGAGAGATTATCTGAGAAAATGA
- a CDS encoding shikimate dehydrogenase, with protein MEINGHTRMAAVVAQPIKHSLSPFIHNLAFELTNENGVYLAWEVESEDLGAIIENVKRLNMYGVNISMPYKHDVIDFVDYLTDEARLIGAVNTVVNFDGELIGHNTDGIGFFKALEPFDFDVKNQTMTMIGGGGAAIAIIAQAALLGVKKINVLARRSQSFEPLSARLEKLSALTETEILLTDLSVTDEIQKQLTESQLLVNATSVGMDGESQPLPNELRLSEQCLVVDAIYKVPETPFLRWSKAQGATTSNGLGMLLHQAAASFEMWTGKKMPTDKIEQKLRDKIRYE; from the coding sequence ATGGAAATTAACGGACATACGCGTATGGCAGCGGTTGTTGCTCAGCCGATTAAACACAGTTTATCGCCTTTTATTCATAATTTAGCTTTTGAGTTGACGAATGAAAATGGTGTCTATCTTGCATGGGAAGTTGAATCAGAGGATTTAGGCGCTATTATAGAAAATGTTAAACGTTTAAATATGTATGGAGTGAACATTTCTATGCCATATAAGCATGATGTGATTGACTTTGTAGATTATCTGACTGATGAAGCTAGGTTGATTGGTGCTGTCAATACGGTTGTTAATTTTGACGGAGAATTGATTGGTCATAATACTGATGGGATTGGTTTTTTTAAAGCACTTGAACCATTTGATTTTGATGTCAAAAACCAAACAATGACAATGATTGGTGGTGGTGGTGCAGCGATTGCAATTATTGCTCAGGCCGCACTTCTTGGTGTCAAAAAAATTAATGTTTTGGCGCGGCGTTCACAATCGTTTGAACCTCTGTCAGCACGTTTGGAAAAGCTGTCAGCACTGACAGAAACAGAGATATTACTGACAGACCTGTCAGTTACTGATGAAATTCAAAAACAGCTGACAGAATCACAATTATTGGTTAATGCAACTTCTGTTGGAATGGACGGTGAGTCTCAACCCCTGCCAAATGAACTCAGGTTATCAGAACAATGTCTTGTGGTGGATGCAATCTATAAAGTTCCCGAGACTCCGTTTTTGAGATGGTCAAAAGCTCAAGGTGCAACTACTTCGAATGGTCTAGGAATGCTGCTTCATCAAGCAGCAGCAAGCTTTGAGATGTGGACTGGAAAAAAGATGCCAACAGATAAAATCGAACAAAAACTTAGAGATAAAATACGCTATGAATAA
- a CDS encoding VTT domain-containing protein, with protein MFTQLSIFGFFNEWMANFAQMPNGHIWIYITLGAIIFIETGIVIFPFLPGDSILFFVGSLAAMSNGKLSLGLLILIMGLLAFLANLVNFEIGRKFGDVIPKHRWLSRFLKPEYMEEAHQFFEKWGSWAIFLGRFMPIIRTIVPFTAGAGKMPHKKFVFFNLIGGFAWVTVALGAGYLFGGIPFVKAHFEIIMIAIVIVSLLPAFIGVLKRVFAKRKAV; from the coding sequence ATGTTTACACAACTTTCGATTTTTGGTTTTTTTAATGAGTGGATGGCGAATTTTGCTCAGATGCCTAACGGTCATATTTGGATTTATATTACGCTTGGAGCGATTATTTTCATTGAAACTGGGATTGTAATTTTTCCGTTTTTACCTGGAGATTCGATATTGTTCTTCGTTGGTAGTCTAGCAGCGATGTCAAATGGTAAATTATCATTAGGGTTATTAATTCTAATCATGGGACTTTTAGCTTTCTTGGCAAATCTAGTAAATTTTGAAATTGGGCGAAAATTTGGAGATGTTATTCCAAAGCACCGATGGTTAAGTCGTTTTTTGAAGCCAGAATACATGGAAGAAGCACATCAATTTTTTGAAAAATGGGGGTCTTGGGCGATTTTTCTTGGACGTTTTATGCCGATCATTCGGACAATCGTCCCGTTTACGGCTGGTGCAGGTAAAATGCCCCATAAGAAGTTTGTTTTCTTTAATTTAATTGGTGGTTTTGCTTGGGTGACTGTTGCTCTTGGCGCAGGATATTTATTTGGTGGAATTCCTTTTGTTAAAGCTCACTTTGAGATTATTATGATTGCGATTGTTATCGTTTCACTTTTACCAGCATTTATCGGTGTATTGAAACGTGTTTTTGCAAAGCGCAAAGCTGTATAG